A window of Hordeum vulgare subsp. vulgare chromosome 5H, MorexV3_pseudomolecules_assembly, whole genome shotgun sequence genomic DNA:
agagagaagcctcggtacacgtgactgagcagcaagatgcgctccccctcctggggcgccggctccgtctcgccctccaccggcagcctccacgacttgttctcgatcatacctttctccaccagctccagcatgtcgtttgtcgtcaccgtggaggggaggaaatccccctggatccaacccgccggcaatgcccgctgtcgccgctgagcaggagccgccgccttcttcttcttcttctgcgcctcgagcttgctcgtctgccccttcgtcatggtggaggctgcagatccacgggagaggagaggaaggaagaagcttggggtgcgcaggaagccacgggagaagcggggcgagtgcgagttatcaggcgaacgcaacgagaaaccctcacttgggaggtttaaataaggttccgactgggtcactagcaggtggccccgaaatcttatcccccgaccgactgctgcgatattagtggaggagatgaaggtgcggtaatcgaggcggcagaaactactcgatgacgatgtcgtcacccccgctgagcgcgcggcaaccaaaatttgaggatcccagaaaatccgccgctgtcagttgaccggtcacgtcaaaagattccgcggaagcactcggtctctaacggttcgtttcacagacatatccactcggatcactggtcaagaggataaaatggatcgaggcaagcaatgccaaagtcgcatccataccagtcggatccgtactccaagcatcgcctcgtcgttccaaccccgatccattcggggactaatgatggggttatagtctcagggtagggtcataggcctgccctataggtcctacccaaggactacccttcgtaagggacaaggcccttcgtcagttccgactgaattaaggacttcccatcatccagtcggtgacgattcctccatcatccagtcggagatgagcattcggaacgtatcaaacttaccgactggattccactctgtacgtcgtaacccccctggagggcaacggtcatacgttttcatgtaccattattagcatttaaggcttaagttacttgtaatgtaggcatttattcgccactacaccacccctgtgcatcgaaccgttgtgaagggcagcgcactctatataagccgcccattccccactggtgcaggggttagcatttcgctgtaatccatattccactcgacatcaagctcccaagagcactgagacgtagggcttttacctccaccgtagaggggcctgaactcatacaacctcgccgtagctaaggctctgcccatcctttcgtaccctacacatctactgtcagacttatacccacgacagtcgtAGTCGGCATAGCGGTGGCCCACAATCTGTTCGTGACAATATATGTGTGTGCCACGAGCTCTACGTTGCTTGCCATAGAACCGACACCTTAGAGCCCGGTTGGACTAGCAGTCGAGACATTACATCATCATTTGGAATCTGTACAACTGAACCATTCAGTGAGAAAGAAGGAAGCACAAAATTTAGTGGCTGATACAAAAATCCACAAAAAAGGAAAATGGTTGTATaataaaattcatgaacaaaTGCAACACTGGTATTGGTTGAAGCGGACAATAGCGGTGGTTGAAACATACACAAATATCAGATAATAATTGTTGAAGCAAAATGTTTGGAGAATAAAGTAGCACACACTTGCAATGGTGGAAGCAAAAAACATCACCATAGAATCATATCCAAGAAACTAGATGAAGCATTGTTGGTAGGAAGCAATATCTTCATTTTCTCACAACATATATAAAAGACAAACTAGAGGCATAAAAACATATTGGCACCAGGATCAGAGGCTAGTAATTGTGTTTCATGAATAAATTACAATTTCAATCGAATGGAAGCAAATTCATCGGTGTTAAGCAAAATATGGCAATTTCTAAGAAGCATGAAAATATGGCAGCTCAATATTACTATTCTTGATTGGAAGATAAAACATTTATAATGCAAAATATACTAcggtggtgttggaattatgccctagaggcaataatacatatagttattattataattcctgtatcaagataatcgtttattatccatgctataattgtattgaatgaagactcatttacatgtgtggatacatagacaaaacaccgtccctagcaagcctctagttggctagccagttgatcaaagatagtcagtgtcttctgattatgaacaaggtgttgttgcttgataactggatcacgtcattaggagaatcacgtgatggactagacccaaattaatagacatagcatgttgatcgtgtcattttgttgctactgttttctgcgtgtcaagtatttattcctatgaccatgagatcatataactcactaacaccggaggaatgctttgtgtgtatcaaacgtcgcaacgtaactgggtgactataaagatgctctacaggtatctccgaaggtgttagttgagttagtatggatcaagactgggatttgtcactccgtgtgacggagaggtatctcggggcccactcggtaatacaacgtcacacacaagccttgcaagcaatgtgacttagtgtaagttgcgggatcttgtattacggaacgagtaaagagacttgccagtaaacgagattgaaataggtatgcggatactgacgatcgaatctcaggcaagtaacataccgaaggacaaagggaataacatacgggattatatgaatccttggcaccgaggttcaaacgataagatcttcgtagaatatgtaggatccaatatgggcatccaggtcctgctattggatattgaccgaggagtctctcgggtcatgtctacatagttctcgaacccgcagggtctgcacacttaaggttcgacgttgttttatgcgtatttgagttatatggttggttaccgaatgttgttcggagtcccggatgagatcatggacgtcacgagggtttccggaatggtccggaaacgaagattgatatataggatggcctcatttgattaccggaaggttttcggaattaccgggaatgtaccgggaatgacgaatgggttccgggagttcaccgggggggcaacccaccccggggaagcccataggacataAGGGTGGcggaccagaccttagtgggctggtgggacagcccaaaagggccctatgcgccatacaaaggaaaatcaaagagaaagaaaaaaaaaagggaggtgggaaggaagggaaggactcccacccaccaaaccaagtccaactcggtttgggggggggagcctttcccccttggactcggccgacccccttggggctccttgagccccaaggcaaggtcccctccctcccacctatatatacggaggtattggggctgatttgagacgacttttccacggcagcccgaccacatacctccacggtttttcctctagatcgcgtttctgcggagctcgggcggagccctgctgagacaaggtcatcaccaacctccggagcgccgtcacgctgccggagaactcttctacctctccgtctctcttgctggatcaagaaggccgagatcatcgtcgagctgtacgtgtgctgaacgcggaggtgccgtccgttcggtactagatcgtgggactgatcgcgggattgttcgcggggcggatcgagggacgtgaggacgttccactacatcaaccgcgttcactaacgcttctgctatacgatctacaagggtacgtagatcactcatcccctctcgtagatggacatcaccatgataggtcttcgtgcgcgtaggaaattttttgtttcccatgcgacgttccccaacaggtggtGGCCAACAAAAGGATGCATGTTTTTCGTGTCCCATACATACAACATTAACTGATTTTTGGTTGCCCAATGGAAGCAATTTTCTAGctcaaaagaaacacaaagatcAAAATGAAGATGTATGAGGATAAACcaaaacattatatatttttttagaaaaggaggatggccTCCGGCCTCTACATCCAAAATATTATATAGAGGATATATAAAAGAAATCTCGGAACGAAATTATTCTAGGAATCAACTGACCCTAGATCGGATGATGATTGGATCGGGAATCATGTTGCATCCACTCATGCTAGGCTCGTTCCCCAACCGAGACGGTGCTCTAACCAGTTGGATTAGAGGCCAGTGCTGCAGGTAAAGCAGAGCTGATCCGGACGAAGTTATGCACGACAGCGAGGAAGGTCACAAGCTCTCCGATGGGAAGGTGGTGGGCCAGCCCCACAGCCCCCGCACAACCACCGGACAGGATGGCGCAACGGCGAGATGAGCCGGAGGTTGCTAGGGGAAGAGGCATGTCGAGCTCGGCACATAGCCCAGATGGACATGCGAGATAATAAGGAGAGTTAGTTCGTGGTGATTAATCAAGAAAAGGTTAATTAGGGAGAGAATTATGGGACGTGGGCTAGAAAAAACTGATGCTTTGTTTTTGTGCATGATATAAAAGTATCTGACAGCCCCGAGAACAAAAAACGAATCGACGGCTTACGATGGGTCTGATGAATGCTTCACATCAGACTACTATAAGAAAGTgttttctaaaaaatccaaacaaAAACACCTCCATTTGAATCGAGGCATTGAAGTTACTCTAACGGTTTCATGATTAGAGCGCGCTCCGGGTCGCCAGCGCCAGGCCGGCCGGACACAATTAGGCGTTGCGTTTGGATAAGCCGATTTCACTTGATTCATCTTGTCGACTGGGCCCGCCGCCGCACTGCACGGCTTGCTGTTCCTGCCCACTCGGCGGCGCCAGTACGCCATGATTTCCTCTCCGCCGTGATTGTTGCAGGCACGCCCGAAAAGAACGGCAAGTTGCCGATCGAATACATAAacagtagtactactactactagtactcgaGAATACACAGTGCTATTACTACTCGTCCATGGAGTAGTTCGTAGTTTTTCCGTTTCAGTTTCGTCACCTTTTTTTCGTATTCAATACGGGCAGATGAGATCTGGCCAAACCGACAGCCAGAAGGATCGACCGATCGAGCGCGGAAATGAACAAAACAGCAACGCATGCAGTGCAAGATAGCTGCACCATGATGCTAACGCGTGTTACGAAAATAACAACGTATCACCGCCACGCCCAACGCCACACAGATCCAAATCGAAGaagggagggatggagggagaaCAAGTGGAAATACGTGCAAAAAAAAGCTACGTATTACGCCAGGAAGTGAGTGAAAGCGAAAAAAAGAACGGGCGGAAAATGCATGGCGAGCTTTGCCAACTACGCGCGCCAGGCATCTTACCTTAAACCCCAGGGCCCAGGGCCAGGGGCATGGGCGCCACGCCCACGCTACATATCCGGGCCAGCCGAGCTAGGCGCACTCCACTCTCAGTCCACGCTCCGCTCACGCCCAGGCACACGCCGCGCACTCCCTGCACAATGCCGTGCCTGCGCCTCGCCGCCGCGCTGCTCCTGGTCGTGGCGCTGCCCTTCGCGGCCGCCGCGGGGGCCAAGGCCCCGGCCGCCCCGCCGGCGCCGCCGAACGCCACGGCGGCGATGGCCAAGGGCGGGTGCAAGGCCTTCGCGGCCCTGATCGCGGCCTCGCCCGACGCCGCGTCAACCTACGACGCGGCCGCGGGCGGCGGCATGACGGTGTTCTGCCCCTCCGACGACGCCGTCGCCTCCTTCATGCCCCGGTACAAGAACCTCACCGTCGATGGCAAGGCGTCGCTGCTGCTGTTCCACGCCGTGCCGGTCTACTACTCGCCGGGGAGCCTCAAGTCCAACAACGGCGTCATGAACACCCTCGCCACCGACGGCTCCGCCCGGAACTACAACTTCACGCTGCAGAACGAGGGCAACGTCGTCACCATCAAGACGGGCGCCTCCGGGGGCGTCGCGCGGGTCAAGTCCACGCTGCTCAACACGGACCCCGTCGCCGTCTACGCCGTCGACAAGGTGTTCGAGCCCGTCGAGCTGTTCAAGCCCGCGCCGTCCCCGACCCCCGCGCCtgcgcccgccccggccgccgaCGCGCCCAAGGCGGGCAAGGGCGGCGCCGCGCGCCACCGCTCGCCCCCCGCCGTTGCGGACGCGCCCGGGCCCGACGCCGAGGACGCCACCCCGGCGGACCAGAAGAAGGACTCCAAGAAAAACGCGGCCGCTGACGCGCCGCGCGTCCGGTGGTTCGCCGCGGCGCTGGCGGCCGTGGCCGTGGCCTCCACGCTGGCTTAGGGTATTTTATTTTCCTCCCTAGTGTTTGATCCATTGGCGTGAGCGATCGTGGTGTGACGGCGTGTTCGTGTAGTGCTTCTGCCGTAGAAGACATAGTCGTGTGCTCGATTTTCCTCTGCTTTCTTCTCTTTAGATGTTCTTCTCTGTTTGCTACCGCCATGGTTCTGCTCGTGCT
This region includes:
- the LOC123395622 gene encoding fasciclin-like arabinogalactan protein 1 translates to MGATPTLHIRASRARRTPLSVHAPLTPRHTPRTPCTMPCLRLAAALLLVVALPFAAAAGAKAPAAPPAPPNATAAMAKGGCKAFAALIAASPDAASTYDAAAGGGMTVFCPSDDAVASFMPRYKNLTVDGKASLLLFHAVPVYYSPGSLKSNNGVMNTLATDGSARNYNFTLQNEGNVVTIKTGASGGVARVKSTLLNTDPVAVYAVDKVFEPVELFKPAPSPTPAPAPAPAADAPKAGKGGAARHRSPPAVADAPGPDAEDATPADQKKDSKKNAAADAPRVRWFAAALAAVAVASTLA